The Arvicola amphibius chromosome 5, mArvAmp1.2, whole genome shotgun sequence genome contains the following window.
AAGCCTGAGCAGATTTCTGAACCACAAAATGAGGGGTTTACATGGTTTTATACTGGTTGTTTTTAGcgatagaatatttttttcttgaaacttattttgtttttgttttgttttgtttttattgccttTGACATCTCTCCAAAACCAGCCAGCAAATATGACTAGCCATTTTTAGAGGATTGACAAGAACTTAGCACTGAGTTCTAATTTACACAGGGACACAAATAAAGGTATTTGGTTCAAAATGCACCTGAGTTCTTGAGTTTCTCTTTCTAGTTTTCTGGCAGGAGAAACCTCTAAAAATCATTGCCTTGAAGAATTTCTGGGAATGCCTAGGGGGAGGTGCCTAAAACTTATAAATACCTACCTCAAGTGGCTTTCtcattctggtttttattttgttttgtttcgtttatTTTTTAGGACTATCGGACAAAACCTTTTTGCTGCAGTGCTTGTCCGTTTTCCTCAAAATTCTTCTCTGCCTACAAAAGTCATTTCCGGAATGTTCATAGTGAAGACTTTGAAAATAGGATTCTCCTTAATTGCCCTTACTGTACCTTCAATGCAGATAAAAAGACTTTggaaacacacattaaaatatttcatgctCCAAACTCCAGCGCACCGAGTAGCAGCCTCAGCACtttcaaagataaaaacaaaaacgatGGCCTTAAACCTAAGCAGGCTGACAGTGTAGAGCAAGCCGTGTATTACTGCAAGAAGTGCACTTACCGAGACCCTCTCTATGAGATTGTCAGGAAGCACATCTACAGGGAACATTTTCAGCATGTAGCAGCACCGTACAtagcaaaggcaggagaaaaatCACTCAATGGTGCTGTCCCCCTGGGTGCAAATGCCCGAGAAGAGTGTAACATCCACTGCAAGCGATGCCTTTTCATGCCCAAGTCCTATGAAGCTTTGGTACAGCATGTCATTGAGGACCATGAACGGATAGGCTATCAGGTCACTGCCATGATTGGGCACACAAATGTTGTAGTTCCCCGGGCCAAACCCTTGATGCTGATTGCTCCCAAACCTCAAGAGAAAAAGGGCATGGGACTGCCACCAAGAATCAGTTCCCTTGCTTCTGGAAATGTCCGGTCTTTGCCATCACAGCAGATGGTGAATCGATTGTCAATACCAAAGCCTAACTTAAACTCAGCAGGAGTCAATATGATGTCCAATGTTCACCTGCAGCAAAACAACTATGGAGTCAAATCTGTAGGCCAGAGCTATGGTGTTGGCCAGTCAGTGAGACTGGGTCTAGGTGGCAATGCTCCAGTTTCCATCCCTCAGCAGTCTCAGTCTGTGAAACAGTTACTTCCCAGTGGAAATGGGAGGTCGTATGGGCTTGGTGCTGAGCAGAGGCCCCCAGCAGCGGCCAGGTACTCCTTGCAGACTGCCAGTACCACCTCTCTACCCCCGGGCCAGGTGAAGTCTCCCTCTGTGTCTCAGTCACAGGCTTCTAGAGTATTAGGTCAATCCGGTTCTAAACCTCCACCAGCAGCCACAGGCCCTCCTCCAAGCAACCATTGTGCTactcagaaatggaaaatatgtacAATCTGTAACGAGCTTTTTCCAGAGAATGTCTATAGTGTTCACTTTGAAAAGGAACATAAAGCTGAGAAAGTCCCAGCAGTAGCTAACTACATTATGAAAATACACAATTTTACTAGCAAATGCCTCTACTGTAATCGCTATTTGCCCACAGATACCCTGCTCAACCATATGTTAATTCATGGTCTGTCTTGTCCATATTGCCGCTCAACCTTCAATGATGTGGAAAAGATGGCAGCACACATGCGAATGGTTCACATTGATGAAGAGATGGGACCTAAAACCGATTCTACTTTGAGCTTTGATTTGACATTGCAACAGGGGAGTCATACCAACATCCATCTTCTGGTGACCACATACAACCTGAGGGATGCCCCAGCCGAATCAGTTGCTTACCATGCCCAAAATAATGCCCCGGTTCCTCCAAAGCCACAGCCAAAAGTTCAGGAAAAAGCAGATGTCCCTGTTAAAAGTTCACCTCAAGCTGCAGTGCCCTATAAAAAAGATGTTGGGAAAACCCTTTGCCCTCTTTGCTTTTCAATCCTAAAAGGACCCATATCTGATGCACTTGCACATCATTTACGAGAAAGACACCAAGTTATTCAGACAGTTCATCCAGTTGAGAAAAAGCTAACCTACAAATGTATCCATTGCCTTGGTGTGTATACTAGCAACATGACAGCCTCAACTATCACCCTGCATCTAGTCCACTGCAGGGGTGTTGGAAAAACCCAGAATGGCCAGGACAAAACAAACGCGCCTTCTCGGCTCAATCAGTCTCCAGGCCTGGCTCCTGTGAAGCGCACCTATGAACCCGTGGAGTTTCCTCTGCTAAAAAAGCGAAAGCTGGAGGATGACAGTGATTCTCCCAGCTGCTTTGAAGAGAAGCCTGAAGAGCCTGTTGTTTTAGCTTTAGACCCCAAGGGTCATGAAGATGATTCTTACGAAGCTAGGAAAAGCTTCCTcacaaaatatttcaacaaaCAGCCCTATCCCACCAGGAGAGAAATTGAGAAATTAGCCGCCAGTCTGTGGCTGTGGAAGAGTGACATTGCTTCCCATTTCAGtaacaagagaaagaagtgtgtgcgTGACTGTGAGAAGTACAAGCCCGGTGTGCTGCTAGGCTTTAACATGAAAGAATTAAATAAAGTCAAACACGAGATGGACTTTGATGCTGAGTGGCTATTTGAAAATCATGACGAGAAGGACTCAAGAGTCAATGCTAGTAAGACTGCTGACAAAAAGCTTAGCCTTGGGAAGGAAGACGACAGCTTCTCAGATAGTTTTGAGCATTTAGAAGAAGAATCCAATGGAAGCCACAGCCCTTTTGAccctgtctttgaagttgagccTAAAATTCCTAGTGATAATCCAGAGGAGCATGTACCGAAGGTCATTCCTGAGGATGCTTTGGAATCTGAGAAGCTAGACCAAAAAGAGGAGgatggttcaaaatatgaaactATCCATTTGACTGAGGAGCCAACCAAACTAATGCATGATGCCTCTGACAGTGAGGTAGACCAAGATGATGTAGTTGAGTGGAAAGATGGTGCTTCACCATCTGAGAGTGGGCCTGGTTCCCAacagatctctgactttgaggatAACACATGTGAAATGAAACCAGGAACCTGGTCTGATGAGTCTTCCCAGAGTGAAGATGCAAGGAGCAGTAAGCCAGCTGCCAAAAAAAAGGCTACGGTGCAAGATGACACAGAGCAGTTGAAATGGAAGAATAGTTCCTATGGAAAAGTTGAAGGGTTTTGGTCCAAGGACCAGTCACAGTGGGAAAATGCATCTGAGAATGCAGAGCGCTTACCAAACCCACAGATTGAGTGGCAGAATAGCACAATTGACAGTGAGGATGGGGAGCATTTTGACAGCATGACTGACGGAGTTGCTGATCCCATGCATGGCAGCTTAACTGGAGTAAAACTGAGCAGCCAGCAAGCCTGAGGGGCCTGACACACCCCAGCACATGGGCCATGTTGCATCTTGGACCTCTGTTCTGATTGCAGAGCTGTCTTTTAACTGGCACTGCCTTGCAAGGACTGGTCAGTCAGGCTGTTGGGGACATATGACCACTACAGTCCCAGTGGTTATTTCTATGTCTATGACATG
Protein-coding sequences here:
- the LOC119814218 gene encoding activity-dependent neuroprotector homeobox protein — protein: MFQLPVNNLGSLRKARKTVKKILSDIGLEYCKEHIEDFKQFEPNDFYLKNTTWEDVGLWDPSLTKNQDYRTKPFCCSACPFSSKFFSAYKSHFRNVHSEDFENRILLNCPYCTFNADKKTLETHIKIFHAPNSSAPSSSLSTFKDKNKNDGLKPKQADSVEQAVYYCKKCTYRDPLYEIVRKHIYREHFQHVAAPYIAKAGEKSLNGAVPLGANAREECNIHCKRCLFMPKSYEALVQHVIEDHERIGYQVTAMIGHTNVVVPRAKPLMLIAPKPQEKKGMGLPPRISSLASGNVRSLPSQQMVNRLSIPKPNLNSAGVNMMSNVHLQQNNYGVKSVGQSYGVGQSVRLGLGGNAPVSIPQQSQSVKQLLPSGNGRSYGLGAEQRPPAAARYSLQTASTTSLPPGQVKSPSVSQSQASRVLGQSGSKPPPAATGPPPSNHCATQKWKICTICNELFPENVYSVHFEKEHKAEKVPAVANYIMKIHNFTSKCLYCNRYLPTDTLLNHMLIHGLSCPYCRSTFNDVEKMAAHMRMVHIDEEMGPKTDSTLSFDLTLQQGSHTNIHLLVTTYNLRDAPAESVAYHAQNNAPVPPKPQPKVQEKADVPVKSSPQAAVPYKKDVGKTLCPLCFSILKGPISDALAHHLRERHQVIQTVHPVEKKLTYKCIHCLGVYTSNMTASTITLHLVHCRGVGKTQNGQDKTNAPSRLNQSPGLAPVKRTYEPVEFPLLKKRKLEDDSDSPSCFEEKPEEPVVLALDPKGHEDDSYEARKSFLTKYFNKQPYPTRREIEKLAASLWLWKSDIASHFSNKRKKCVRDCEKYKPGVLLGFNMKELNKVKHEMDFDAEWLFENHDEKDSRVNASKTADKKLSLGKEDDSFSDSFEHLEEESNGSHSPFDPVFEVEPKIPSDNPEEHVPKVIPEDALESEKLDQKEEDGSKYETIHLTEEPTKLMHDASDSEVDQDDVVEWKDGASPSESGPGSQQISDFEDNTCEMKPGTWSDESSQSEDARSSKPAAKKKATVQDDTEQLKWKNSSYGKVEGFWSKDQSQWENASENAERLPNPQIEWQNSTIDSEDGEHFDSMTDGVADPMHGSLTGVKLSSQQA